In Neofelis nebulosa isolate mNeoNeb1 chromosome 10, mNeoNeb1.pri, whole genome shotgun sequence, one DNA window encodes the following:
- the LOC131486549 gene encoding uncharacterized protein LOC131486549 — translation MLFPVLLAMQDTMGAMYCVVVSSLGLLSGPFCDAGSENYTYPFRNNTLEGNYLLNQPTWATCREPEHIVLWNVVLLSILLGIGAVEAVLCLSQLASGLCDIFCGTCIRKGQSRLSPSKLEFSSAQQGRHVLLGFCPLHHSPENTSGQQAGPSSGTPYCCHPGAAGRRERGFGPRAKYNRSPSSKPPHPSPTFQDPQRMLEMADSTCIHCFFLYMHTNDKV, via the exons ATGCTGTTCCCTGTGCTTCTGGCCATGCAGGACACTATGGGGGCTATGTACTGTGTGGTCGTTTCTTCACTGGGTCTGCTCAGCGGCCCCTTCTGTGACGCGGGCAGTGAAAACTACACCTACCCTTTCAGGAATAACACCCTGGA GGGCAACTACTTACTCAACCAGCCCACCTGGGCCACCTGCCGGGAGCCTGAGCATATCGTCCTCTGGAATGTGGTCTTGCTTTCCATCCTTCTGGGCATCGGTGCGGTGGAAGCCGTGCTTTGCCTTAGCCAACTTGCCAGTGGACTCTGTGACATCTTCTGTGGTACATGCATCAGAAAAGGCCAGAG CCGCCTTAGCCCCTCCAAACTTGAATTCTCCTCAGCTCAGCAAGGTCGCCACGTTCTGCTTGGATTCTGCCCCCTGCACCACAGTCCGGAAAACACTTCTGGGCAGCAAGCTGGG CCTTCTTCTGGCACCCCTTACTGCTGCCACCCTGGAGCAGCTGGCAGAAGAGAACGGGGATTTGGCCCCAGAGCCAAGTACAACAGATCCCCCTCATCCAAGCCCCCTCATCCATCCCccacattccaagacccccagcgGATGCTTGAAATGGCAGATAGTACCTGTATACACTGTTTTTTCCTGTACATGCATACCAATGATAAAGTTTAA